The genome window ATCTCTTCCGGAGAGCCGGAACACATGGTAACACCTTGACGGTGTCTGGGGGGCTCATTGTAGCATTGGGGTCATCCCAAACCTGGCACTGTACATACATCAGGGCAGATCACACCTGGACCTACAGCTGTTAGGGTGGACACTGACACTATGTGGTAGATCCAGCAGTTGTAGAAGGAAATCAGGAGATCTCACTACAATCAGATCTGCCCACAAACATCTACAACCACGTAACATCTCATGTCACCAGCAGCCAGCATTGCAATGTAAACCCTTACAGGTCATTACTCTTTATACATATCTGCTCTATTCCTACATTTACCTCTGGGGTCAGTTGCTTGGGTTGAGTTTTTGCCCTAGACATTGAGAAGAATCTTGTGGTCACCTTCAGAGATTCTGCAGTACAGATCATACCTGGACTTCTGATCGCAAAATAGAATCAGATTCCAGAGGATTTCCTCTCAAGACAGAAGGGACAAGAGAAAGTAGATCAGGGGTCAGCGACTTGTCCACTCCATCCCTTGAGCAACCACAAATCCCATTATGCACAGGCATATGGCTGGAGCACGCCAGAGGTTGTAATTTGAAAGCCGCTAGAATGCTGCAGGGTGGGACTCGTTGGTCTCAGAGGACATTGTTGTAGAATTCTTGTCCTCTACAGAAGaggaggggggggaagggggtcagATCCTTGTGTTTCTTCCATCACAGCTGAGGCATGAAGCCCCCGACCCTGGTTCATCTCCTATGTGTGCTGTCTGTTCCACTGTCATCTACTTTTCTTGGGAAGACAGAATATTTCTTATCTACTCTTCCTGCCTGGACAGAATATTCTCCATCCCGGTGAAGTTACACGTCTAATAAACTTTAAGTATTCTTTACCATAAAGAAGAACAATGACGATCATCCCTCAATAAAGACATCCACGACCACATGATTACCAACCGGTGCTCTGCTACAGAACACCTTGTGGCAGGTACTCAGGGGGCGCAGACTATTCCATGGTTCTTTGTCCTATGGTTTAAGTTGTCTCCAGTTTTTGGATGTGATGCGTGGCTGATGTCTTCTGGAGgaacgctggttgggaaacactgttatgTGCCCATTCCCCTCCTtatatgccagtgtttcccaaccagtgtgcctccagctgttgcaaaactacaactcccagcatgcccgcacagccaaaggctgtttgggcatgctgggagctgtagttttgcaacagttggaagcacattggttgggaaacactgttatatGCCCATGTATTAATGTATTAACCCTTGTACACAGAAAAAGTAaagcagttgtccatagcaaccaaattccagctttaatttttttcattgctatCAGCAACTGTTCCGCTGTTTCTTTGTAcgaggtttgataaatctcccctatgacTAAATTAAATTGAAATTTGCTGTTAAACATTACCACGTcataattggtatcggtgagtacttaaataaaagtatcggtactggtatcgggacatccctactaATAACAAACAGCTGGAGGAGCACTATACTGGTATAAAAAGCATGTGAGAGGTGGAGTCTCTCAGGAGCAACGATGGGCAGAAGATCaccaatctgcaaaaaactgcaacTAAAGATTGTGGAATAAGTTCAGAAAAATATTCTTCGGTGTCAAATACATATCATCAAAGAGATCCGTGTGACCGAGGGACAAGGCAATGGTCAGTACTGGATGCTCGTGATCTATGGCCCCTCCGGCAGCACTGCATCAGGGCGcatacacatgaccgtatggattttgcagtctgcaaaaaacagatgcgcaaaaaatacggatgacgtcagcTGGCCCGTAATagaccagtcctatccttgtccgtaatgcggacaataataggacatcttctatttttTGACGAACTGAAatgtggacatacggaaatggaatgcacacagaataccttccattttttttgcggacccattgaaatgaatggttctgtatacggtctgcaaaaaaaacggaacggacatggaaagaaaatacgttcgtgtgcatgaccccttaaagaagcactcctgcAAAAAATGTATTCTCTAAAAAGGtaaatgatgtaaactgtagggaAGGCGATCGTACCagagactgtatttgtgagttataacctcccttctgatcctcagactTTTATCATCTTACGTGTAGACAGGAAGCCGGTTCTCTATGTGTTCCTATAGAACCTTCAATGTCCGtcctataggaatgaatggagacataactgacttcctgtgtcagttggagaagCGGAGTGCTggtcacacagctgaggatcTTTCAGGAGAGGActtgcatatttcagcaagaAAATGCTAATCCACGTAATGCATCCATCACAATGGCGCGGCTTCCCAGAAGAAGACTCCGGGGGCTGAACCGGCCCCCTGCATCCAGACCTTTTATCAATAGAAAAGGAAAAATCCAGTAAAGACCCCGGAGGGTGGAGCAGGAGAATCCTACATCAGACAGAACAAGATTCCTCTCCCAAAACTCCTACAAtggtctcctcacttcccagaTGCAGAAGAAGCGGGGAGGCTGCATTAAATTATAGACGCGTCTCtggtgcaactttttttttagaaGCCTTGCTGCCGTCAAGTTCtaaatgagtatttttttttcatgaaatggtaaaatgtctccttTCATCATCTGATGTATGTTCTGTGATCTATTGTGGATAAAGTATGGAAGGGGTCATGAGGTTTACAGATGATTGCCTTCTGGTTTTATTTACTGTATTCACATTTTACACTGTGGCTTAAGACTATCGGAATTGGAGTTGAAAAATGATGGGTACCACCTTGGATGGCCATGTTATTGTGCCTGTAGTCCCTGAACAGGACTCAGTCCTTACAGAAGGAATCCAGGACTTCATCATGTTGGGGCTGTTATTTTAGGATATTCTTTGCTTCTGCTAATATTGCTTTTCTCTTTCTCAGGTTTATGGATGTCCCTGTCCTCCAGTaactgcataacataatgtccgtCAACTCCTCAATCAACAGCACGCACCCTTCAGCCAACGACTCCCGACCAGACCACTCGCAGTTCACCATCCCCATCACCATTTGCCTCCTGACTGTCCTCATCTGCCTGGTGGGACTGATCGGCAATGTGATCACAATATATCTCTTCTGTTTCCGCATCAAGCTGAACCAGTCAACAGTGTATATCCTGAATTTGGCTGTGGCGGATTTCATCTTCGTGTTTGGCTGCTGCATGGTGACTTTGTTCTTCCTGTGCTTGTATAATGGAGTGCGCACCTCGCCGAGGCAAGACACGGTATTCTCTGTGTTTGGCGACTTCCTGAACAGCTTTGGATTTAACTCGAGCCTGTTATTTCTGGCCACTCTCTCCATTGAACGTTCTCTCTCTGTTTGCTTTCCCATGTGGTACAAATGTCGCCGCCCGGAGCACTTGTCCGCCATATTGACTGTAATTATATGGATTGCGTCATTCCTAATAACTGTTCTAGAGAGGTTCCTCATCCCTCAATACAGATCTACTGTTTACATAGTCATATCAATCCTGTTCCTGATTGTGACTCTTGCCATGATTGGCGCCAGTGCCGTCCTTCTCATAGAGATCCGGAAGACCTCCATACCATACCGGCCAATTAAACTGTACATAGTGGTTGTTGCAGCGGTCACCACCTTCCTCATCTCTCTGGTTCCAGCCACCATCGTGAGACTCTTGTTCTTCTTTGCCTTCATTCCTACAGGGATGACCAAGATCCTCAGCTACACGGCTTTTTCTTTGTGTTCTGCCATCAATTCGACTGTCAATCCCTACATCTATATTATTGTCGGGAGGTGGAAGAAGAGTCTCCCCACAACACAAGCTCTTGAATCTGTCTTCAAAGAAGATAGAAAGACCTCTGAGGGAAGTGACCAGGGAGAGACGCAGCACACTGACATTGAGCACTAGCCAAGCACCTATGAATGAAGGCGTCCGTGCCAAAGACTTGTAACCAACATGTCCTCAATATTTTATCTGCAGATCAGTAATTTACAAAGATAAAGGTCTGAATTATCGAGACCGAGGTGTGCTACTCCGATGCATGGGGCCTGGCAGGTTATTTCTGACGAGGCACAGGCCTCCTCGGACTCCATGCACTAGAATGAATCTGCCGCAGATCGGAGCTGCCATAGAATTCACTCACTATTCCTGTTTCTGGTGTAAATAAGGATACAATATCTCGGGGCCCTGGGGCCCTCATTCTGCCATCGGCACGCCCCCTTTTTGTCAACTTGGTGACAAGTCACAAGTCTGGTGAATGATCAATTTCCTCAAATTCCGGAGACACACATGAGATGGCAATAAGGAGAACATCTAACCAATAAAATGCTACACAGAAAAGACCACGTCCACTGAAGACTTACTTTCTACAAAATATTAtagttcatttttttaaaatttagtgcagctctggagtataatacaggatgtaactcaggatcagtacaggataagtaatgtatgtacacagtgactgcaccaacagaatagcgagtgcagctctggagtataatacaggatgtaactcaggatcagtacaggataagtaatgtatgtacacagtgactgcaccagcagaatagtgagtgcagctctggagtataatacaggatgtaactcaggatcagtacaggataggtaatgtatgtacacagtgactgcaccagtagaatagtgagcgcagctctggagtataatacaggatgtagcccaggatcagtacaggataagtaatgtatatacacagtgactgcaccagcagaatagtgagtgcagctctggagtataatacaggatgtagcccaggatcagtacaggataagtaatgtatgtacacagtgactgcaccagcagaatagtgagtgcagctctggagtataatacaggatgtaactcaggatcagtacaggataagtaatgtatgtaaacagcgactgcaccagcagaatagtgagtgcagctctggagtataatacaggatgtaactcaggatcagtacaggataagtaatgtatgtacacagtgactgcaccagcagaatagtgagtgcagctctggagtataatacaggatgtaactcaggatcagtacaggataagtaatgtatatacacagtgactgcaccaacagaatagtgagtgcagctctggagtataatacaggatgtaactcaggatcagtacaggccaagtaatgtatgtacacagtgactccaccagcagaatagtgagtgcagctctggagtataatacaggatgtaactcaggatcagtacaggatcagtaatgtatgtacacagtgactgcaccagcagaatagtgagtgcagctctggagtataatacaggatgtaactcaggatcagtacaggataagtaatgtatgtatacagtgactgcaccagcagaatagtgagtgtagctctggagtataatacaggatgtaactcaggatcagtacaggataagtaatgtatgtacacagtgactgtaccagcagaatagtgagtgcagctctggagtataatgcaggatgtaactcaggatcagtacaggataagtaatgtatgtacacagtgactgcaccagcagaatagtgagtgcagctctggagtataatacagggtgtaacacaggatcagtacaggataagtaatgtatgtacacagtgactgcaccagcagaatagtgagtgcagctctggagtataatacaggatgtaactcaggatcagtacaggataagtaatgtatgtacacagtgactgcaccagcagaatagtgagtgcagctctggagtataatacaggatgtacctcaggatcagtacaggataagtaatgtatgtacacagtgactgcaccagcagaatagtgagtgcagctctggagtataatacaggatgtaactcaggatcagtacaggataagtaatgtatgtacacagtgactgcaccagcagaatagtgagtgcagctctggagtataatacaggataagtaatgtatgtacacagtgactgca of Bufo gargarizans isolate SCDJY-AF-19 unplaced genomic scaffold, ASM1485885v1 original_scaffold_841_pilon, whole genome shotgun sequence contains these proteins:
- the LOC122924135 gene encoding mas-related G-protein coupled receptor member H-like; protein product: MSVNSSINSTHPSANDSRPDHSQFTIPITICLLTVLICLVGLIGNVITIYLFCFRIKLNQSTVYILNLAVADFIFVFGCCMVTLFFLCLYNGVRTSPRQDTVFSVFGDFLNSFGFNSSLLFLATLSIERSLSVCFPMWYKCRRPEHLSAILTVIIWIASFLITVLERFLIPQYRSTVYIVISILFLIVTLAMIGASAVLLIEIRKTSIPYRPIKLYIVVVAAVTTFLISLVPATIVRLLFFFAFIPTGMTKILSYTAFSLCSAINSTVNPYIYIIVGRWKKSLPTTQALESVFKEDRKTSEGSDQGETQHTDIEH